Genomic window (Insulibacter thermoxylanivorax):
TCATATTTACTCGCCTGCCCCTTCCTCAAGACAGTGCTCCCTCCCTTTCCGCATGCGTAAGGACCGATTCCTGCTTCTGAGCACACCACTCCTCCGCATGGGAACGTTCATAGGCATACCCTTGCTCGACGAGGAAGAGCTGCCTCCGACGAGCGAATTCCTCCTCCCGGGTATGTTCCGAGACCAAGGTATAGAAATACGCCTCTCCCCTTGCTTTCGGACGCAGGATCCGCCCCAGCCGCTGTGCTTCCTCCTGCCGCGATCCGAAGCTGCCGGAGATCTGAATGGCGACAGAAGCATCGGGCAGATCAACAGCAAAGTTAGCCACCTTCGATACAACCAAGACGGGGACCGCTCCCTGCTTGAACCTTTCATACAGCTCTTCCCGCTCTTCATGGGCCGTCCCACCGCTGATGATCGGGGCGCCGAAAGTGTTGGAAACGGCTTTCAGCTGATCGAGATATTGGCCGATGATCAGCACGGATTCCCCCTGATGCCGCTCCAGCAGGGATGCCAGCACGGGCAGCTTCATGCGGTTCTCGGCAGCGATGCGGATCTTGCGCCGATTGTCCGCTTGGATATACCGCCTCTCCGTATCCGCACAGAGCGGAACACGGATCTCCCTGCATGTTACGCGTGCAATCCAGCCCTGGCTCTCGAGGGATTTCCATGACCGGTAATAACAGCGCGGCCCAACCAGGGAGTAAACATCCTCCTCCAAACCGTCTTCCCGCACCAGCGTAGCGGTCAGGCCGAGCCGCCGCGTCGCTTGCAGCTCAGCAGTCGCTCGGAATACAGGGGCGGGCAGCAGATGAACCTCATCATAGATGATGAGGCCCCAGTCCCTCTCTCGAAAGATATTCATATGCTGCAGCGGCTCGTCTCTGCTCTTGCGGTACGTGAGGATCTGATAGGTGGCGACGGTGACGGGCCGTACTTCCTTGCGCGTGCCGGAATACTCGCCGATATCTTCCGGTGTCAGGGTGGTCTTATCGAGCAGTTCGCGG
Coding sequences:
- a CDS encoding DNA repair helicase XPB — its product is MTAAENRPLFVQSDFTILAESDHPAYEEIRSQLSEYAELIKNPGRIHTYRMSRLTLWNAAAAGVRAREIVQFLADHCKFTIPQNVRNDIFYFVDRYGLVKIILREGKLCLYSSDEQLLQSILLMPSLAELLAGSLDARHLIIRPGRRGEIKRELIRIGIPVQDLAGYHDGEALEVELRRQDHLGRSFQLRDYQQEAVARFLSPASGGSGVVVLPCGAGKTIVGIGALASLKCATLILTTNVTSVRQWIRELLDKTTLTPEDIGEYSGTRKEVRPVTVATYQILTYRKSRDEPLQHMNIFRERDWGLIIYDEVHLLPAPVFRATAELQATRRLGLTATLVREDGLEEDVYSLVGPRCYYRSWKSLESQGWIARVTCREIRVPLCADTERRYIQADNRRKIRIAAENRMKLPVLASLLERHQGESVLIIGQYLDQLKAVSNTFGAPIISGGTAHEEREELYERFKQGAVPVLVVSKVANFAVDLPDASVAIQISGSFGSRQEEAQRLGRILRPKARGEAYFYTLVSEHTREEEFARRRQLFLVEQGYAYERSHAEEWCAQKQESVLTHAEREGALS